The Cellulomonas fulva genome includes a window with the following:
- a CDS encoding MFS transporter, whose amino-acid sequence MTEHSAGHPPARHAGLIIAVLAFGSLCAALMQSLVIPIQGELPTLLGTSAANASWVVTATLLGAAVAMPVTGRLADIVGKKPVLVVSAAILLAGSLVCAVSSSFPLVLTGRVLQGMAMGFIPVAISLAKEVAPPHLTNTAVAGISATLGVGGALGLPLAAWIAQDFDWHTLFWLSAVLAALILVGTATLLPHVRDEHPARLDVVGAVGLAVGLVAVLVGVSKGNEWGWSSFATLGLLVGGVLVLLAWGAFELRHDEPLVDLRTTARRPVLMTNLAALLIGFGMMAQSIVVPQLLEMPSETGFGLGQTILQAGLWMAPAGIVMMLFAPVSSRLLTTIGGRRTLSLGAVVIGVGYIVAVFLTSAPWQLMLATCVASAGVGIGYAAMPSLILENVPASEAASSVGVNALMRSMGTTVAGAVMAVVLTSRTVPLAPGIEIPAEGAFRMCFVIGAGAAFAGALVALLVPRRAAARDDRPADELEATTV is encoded by the coding sequence ATGACGGAACACTCTGCGGGACATCCTCCCGCCCGGCACGCGGGGCTCATCATCGCGGTGCTCGCGTTCGGCAGCCTGTGCGCGGCCCTCATGCAGTCGCTGGTCATCCCGATCCAGGGTGAGCTCCCGACGCTGCTCGGCACCTCCGCCGCCAACGCGTCCTGGGTCGTCACCGCGACCCTGCTGGGTGCGGCGGTCGCGATGCCCGTCACGGGCCGTCTGGCGGACATCGTCGGCAAGAAGCCGGTGCTCGTCGTCTCGGCGGCGATCCTGCTGGCCGGGTCCCTGGTCTGCGCGGTGTCGAGCAGCTTCCCGCTGGTCCTGACGGGACGTGTGCTGCAGGGCATGGCCATGGGCTTCATCCCGGTCGCGATCTCGCTCGCCAAGGAGGTCGCGCCGCCGCACCTGACCAACACCGCGGTCGCCGGCATCAGCGCGACGCTCGGCGTCGGCGGCGCGCTCGGCCTGCCCCTCGCGGCGTGGATCGCGCAGGACTTCGACTGGCACACGCTGTTCTGGCTGTCCGCCGTGCTGGCGGCCCTCATCCTCGTCGGGACCGCGACCCTGCTGCCGCACGTGCGCGACGAGCATCCGGCACGCCTCGACGTCGTGGGCGCGGTCGGCCTCGCGGTCGGCCTCGTCGCCGTGCTCGTGGGCGTCTCCAAGGGCAACGAGTGGGGCTGGAGCTCGTTCGCGACGCTCGGCCTGCTCGTCGGCGGGGTCCTGGTGCTGCTCGCGTGGGGCGCGTTCGAGCTGCGGCACGACGAGCCGCTCGTCGACCTGCGCACCACGGCCCGGCGCCCGGTGCTCATGACCAACCTCGCCGCGCTGCTGATCGGCTTCGGGATGATGGCGCAGTCGATCGTCGTGCCCCAGCTCCTCGAGATGCCGAGCGAGACCGGGTTCGGCCTGGGTCAGACGATCCTGCAGGCCGGCCTGTGGATGGCGCCCGCGGGCATCGTCATGATGCTCTTCGCGCCCGTCTCGAGCCGGTTGCTCACGACGATCGGCGGTCGCCGGACGCTCTCGCTCGGCGCCGTCGTGATCGGCGTCGGCTACATCGTCGCGGTGTTCCTCACGAGCGCTCCCTGGCAGCTCATGCTCGCCACGTGCGTGGCGTCGGCGGGCGTCGGGATCGGGTACGCCGCGATGCCCAGCCTGATCCTCGAGAACGTCCCCGCGAGCGAGGCCGCGTCGAGCGTCGGCGTCAACGCGCTCATGCGCTCGATGGGCACCACCGTCGCCGGTGCGGTGATGGCCGTGGTGCTCACGAGCCGGACCGTGCCCCTGGCGCCCGGGATCGAGATCCCGGCGGAGGGCGCGTTCCGCATGTGCTTCGTCATCGGTGCGGGCGCGGCCTTCGCGGGCGCCCTCGTCGCGCTGCTGGTGCCGCGCCGGGCCGCCGCGCGCGACGACCGCCCGGCCGACGAGCTCGAGGCGACCACGGTCTGA
- a CDS encoding MDR family MFS transporter: protein MASTSTEDPQQQLDQRKVWAVFAGLMLAMLLAALDQTIVATALPTIVQDLGGAEHLSWVVTAYMLASTATTPLWGKLGDLYGRKILFITCIVLFLAGSALAGTSETMAQLIAWRALQGIGGGGIMVLAQAIIGDVVPPRDRGRYQGLFGAVFGISSVAGPLLGGFFVDTLSWQWVFYVNLPIGAVALVVVAAVLPRSNVRVKPTIDYAGIMLLAAISTAIVLVTSLGGTTWEWSGPQVIGLLVAAAIGIVAFVVVEKRAAEPVLPLRLFGVRVFTMAALVGFVVGFAMFGAITFLPMYLQTVQGASPTQSGLQMLPMMVGMLLTSIGSGQLISRTGRYRVYPIVGTALTSVGLYLLSTMGRETTALESGIGMFVLGAGLGMVTQVLVLAVQNAVDYRDLGTATSGATFFRTIGSAVGVALFGTIFANNLNSRLAEDVPAGATGACSAPALAASSAGLDQCSPEVQDWFLDAFTHAIHLVFLWAVPVAVLAFALTWFIPELRLRTVASTPEPGAAAGMPVSRTSLEELRLLLWREVGRLDPLKAYAILTEDLDIDLSPGETWMVGRVSIDGTRTVASMAERSGRDEVVVDRVARSLAARGLVVLEEGRVTVTPAGEAVADEVRENERRRLRALIDEWPGADELEVRELVEDLTARLLTDQALPARA from the coding sequence GTGGCGTCGACCAGCACCGAGGACCCGCAGCAGCAGCTCGACCAGAGGAAGGTGTGGGCCGTCTTCGCGGGGCTCATGCTCGCGATGCTCCTCGCCGCGCTGGACCAGACGATCGTCGCGACCGCGCTGCCGACGATCGTGCAGGACCTCGGCGGCGCCGAGCACCTGTCGTGGGTCGTGACCGCCTACATGCTCGCGTCGACGGCGACGACCCCGCTGTGGGGCAAGCTCGGCGACCTCTACGGCCGCAAGATCCTGTTCATCACGTGCATCGTGCTGTTCCTGGCCGGCTCGGCGCTCGCGGGCACGTCCGAGACCATGGCCCAGCTCATCGCCTGGCGCGCGCTCCAGGGCATCGGCGGCGGCGGGATCATGGTGCTGGCGCAGGCGATCATCGGGGACGTCGTCCCGCCGCGGGACCGCGGCCGCTACCAGGGTCTCTTCGGCGCGGTGTTCGGGATCTCGAGCGTGGCCGGCCCGCTGCTCGGCGGGTTCTTCGTCGACACGCTCTCCTGGCAGTGGGTGTTCTACGTCAACCTGCCGATCGGGGCCGTCGCGCTCGTCGTCGTCGCCGCGGTCCTGCCGCGCAGCAACGTGCGGGTCAAGCCGACGATCGACTACGCGGGGATCATGCTGCTCGCCGCGATCTCCACCGCGATCGTCCTGGTCACGAGCCTCGGCGGGACCACGTGGGAGTGGAGCGGGCCCCAGGTGATCGGGCTGCTCGTGGCCGCGGCCATCGGGATCGTCGCGTTCGTGGTCGTGGAGAAGCGGGCGGCGGAGCCGGTGCTGCCGCTGCGGCTGTTCGGGGTGCGGGTGTTCACGATGGCCGCCCTCGTCGGGTTCGTCGTCGGCTTCGCCATGTTCGGGGCAATCACGTTCCTGCCGATGTACCTGCAGACGGTCCAGGGCGCGTCGCCGACGCAGTCGGGGCTGCAGATGCTGCCCATGATGGTCGGCATGCTGCTGACGTCGATCGGCAGCGGGCAGCTCATCAGCCGCACCGGGCGCTACCGGGTGTACCCGATCGTCGGGACCGCGCTCACCTCGGTCGGGCTCTACCTGCTGTCGACGATGGGGCGCGAGACCACCGCGCTCGAGTCCGGCATCGGGATGTTCGTGCTCGGCGCCGGGCTGGGGATGGTCACCCAGGTCCTGGTCCTCGCGGTGCAGAACGCGGTCGACTACCGCGACCTGGGCACCGCGACCTCGGGTGCCACCTTCTTCCGGACCATCGGCAGCGCGGTCGGCGTGGCGCTGTTCGGCACGATCTTCGCCAACAACCTCAACAGCCGGCTCGCGGAGGACGTGCCCGCGGGCGCGACCGGCGCGTGCTCGGCACCCGCGCTCGCGGCCTCGTCGGCGGGGCTCGACCAGTGCTCGCCCGAGGTCCAGGACTGGTTCCTCGACGCGTTCACGCACGCCATCCACCTGGTGTTCCTGTGGGCGGTGCCGGTGGCCGTGCTCGCGTTCGCGCTGACCTGGTTCATCCCGGAGCTGCGCCTGCGCACGGTCGCGTCCACACCGGAGCCGGGAGCGGCCGCCGGCATGCCGGTGTCCCGCACGTCGCTCGAGGAGCTGCGCCTCCTGCTGTGGCGCGAGGTCGGCCGGCTGGACCCGTTGAAGGCCTACGCGATCCTCACCGAGGACCTCGACATCGACCTGAGCCCGGGCGAGACCTGGATGGTCGGCCGCGTGTCGATCGACGGCACGCGGACGGTCGCCTCGATGGCCGAGCGCTCCGGGCGCGACGAGGTCGTCGTCGATCGCGTCGCGCGCTCGCTCGCGGCCCGGGGACTCGTCGTGCTCGAGGAAGGGCGCGTGACCGTCACCCCGGCCGGGGAGGCGGTCGCCGACGAGGTGCGCGAGAACGAGCGCCGGCGCCTGCGCGCGCTCATCGACGAGTGGCCCGGCGCGGACGAGCTCGAGGTCCGCGAGCTCGTCGAGGACCTCACCGCGCGCCTGCTCACCGACCAGGCGCTCCCCGCACGCGCGTGA
- a CDS encoding NPCBM/NEW2 domain-containing protein — MPQPTAAPRRRALLAFATVVALLVTPFAATSAAAAPRAAASLSITKIRPVNAGPLVAGEKLKIAGTASGSLVGHWVKVQRLVGKKWVPVTGAVKVTRKKTFGLAVKASGKGATSYRVVTAPTPKVQGAVSKPRTISTYRWLYLADLPTKDADNAHTGAYSVNGRRYAQSIELYENYGYGYVSYDLKRKCVKLASAAGVSDDNDISVWSTGEISLDGQPALTQTYHAGTTYTVRQDVTDVLQLDLAMVDSSDGRFFATDVVYGNARVLCRF; from the coding sequence ATGCCTCAGCCGACCGCCGCCCCTCGTCGACGGGCGCTGCTCGCCTTCGCCACCGTCGTCGCCCTGCTCGTGACGCCCTTCGCCGCCACGTCGGCCGCCGCCGCGCCTCGCGCCGCCGCCAGCCTCAGCATCACGAAGATCCGTCCGGTCAACGCCGGGCCCCTGGTCGCCGGGGAGAAGCTCAAGATCGCCGGCACCGCCTCGGGCTCCCTCGTCGGCCACTGGGTCAAGGTGCAGCGCCTGGTCGGGAAGAAGTGGGTGCCGGTCACCGGCGCGGTGAAGGTGACGCGGAAGAAGACCTTCGGCCTCGCGGTCAAGGCCTCCGGCAAGGGCGCGACCAGCTACCGCGTCGTCACCGCCCCGACCCCGAAGGTCCAGGGAGCCGTGTCCAAGCCGCGCACGATCAGCACCTACCGGTGGCTCTATCTCGCGGACCTGCCGACCAAGGACGCGGACAACGCCCACACCGGCGCCTACTCGGTCAACGGCAGGCGCTACGCGCAGTCGATCGAGCTCTACGAGAACTACGGGTACGGCTACGTCTCGTACGACCTCAAGCGCAAGTGCGTGAAGCTGGCCTCGGCCGCAGGGGTGTCGGACGACAACGACATCAGCGTGTGGTCGACCGGCGAGATCTCGCTCGACGGCCAGCCCGCACTGACGCAGACGTACCACGCGGGCACCACCTACACCGTGCGTCAGGACGTCACGGACGTCCTCCAGCTCGATCTGGCGATGGTCGACAGCTCGGACGGCAGGTTCTTCGCCACGGACGTGGTCTACGGGAACGCGCGGGTGCTCTGCCGGTTCTGA
- a CDS encoding alpha/beta fold hydrolase, translated as MPFITTSDGTEIYYTEQGAGRPVLFSHGWPLSSDAWQVELKLLADAGYRAIAHDRRGHGRSSKTSVGNDMDTYARDLAELVEALDLRDLVVVGHSTGGGEVVRYAAQHGVGRVAKVITVGAVPPLMVLTGSNPEGTPIDAFDAIRAGVLSDASQFYQDLSVPFFGANREGSAVSQGAKDDFWRQGMLVNLAAAYDCIKAFSETDFTEDLKALDVPILIAHGDDDQIVPIGAAALKTAEIVKHGTLKVYPGAPHGIYGDFRAALDADILDFVAR; from the coding sequence ATGCCCTTCATCACGACCTCCGACGGCACCGAGATCTACTACACCGAGCAGGGCGCCGGACGTCCCGTGCTGTTCAGCCACGGCTGGCCCCTGAGCTCCGACGCGTGGCAGGTGGAGCTGAAGCTCCTGGCCGACGCGGGCTACCGAGCCATCGCCCACGACCGACGGGGCCACGGCCGCTCGTCGAAGACCTCCGTGGGCAACGACATGGACACCTACGCGCGCGACCTGGCCGAGCTGGTCGAGGCGCTCGACCTGCGCGACCTCGTCGTCGTCGGGCACTCCACCGGCGGTGGCGAGGTCGTGCGGTACGCGGCGCAGCACGGCGTCGGGCGGGTGGCCAAGGTGATCACGGTGGGCGCCGTCCCGCCGCTGATGGTCCTGACCGGGAGCAACCCCGAGGGCACGCCCATCGACGCGTTCGACGCGATCCGGGCCGGGGTGCTGAGCGACGCGTCGCAGTTCTACCAGGACCTGTCCGTGCCCTTCTTCGGCGCGAACCGTGAGGGCTCGGCGGTCTCGCAGGGGGCGAAGGACGACTTCTGGCGGCAGGGCATGCTGGTCAACCTCGCCGCGGCGTACGACTGCATCAAGGCGTTCTCCGAGACCGACTTCACCGAGGACCTGAAGGCGCTCGACGTGCCGATCCTCATCGCCCACGGCGACGACGACCAGATCGTGCCCATCGGCGCCGCGGCCCTGAAGACCGCCGAGATCGTCAAGCACGGCACCCTGAAGGTGTACCCGGGCGCGCCGCACGGCATCTACGGCGACTTCCGCGCCGCGCTCGACGCAGACATCCTCGACTTCGTCGCGCGGTGA
- a CDS encoding PadR family transcriptional regulator, with product MEDTGALETHLQELRRGTVVLACLRLLAEPGYGYGLLEELGRRGFDTDANTLYPLLRRLEKQGHLTSEWNTDEARPRKFYRTSPQGHVLADALATDFRAIARAIETLPGKE from the coding sequence GTGGAGGACACCGGAGCGCTCGAGACGCACCTGCAGGAGCTGCGGCGCGGCACCGTCGTGCTCGCCTGCCTGCGCCTGCTCGCCGAGCCGGGCTACGGCTACGGCCTGCTCGAGGAGCTGGGGCGCCGGGGGTTCGACACGGACGCCAACACGCTCTACCCGCTGCTGCGCCGCCTCGAGAAGCAGGGCCACCTGACCAGCGAGTGGAACACCGACGAGGCGCGGCCGCGCAAGTTCTACCGGACCAGCCCGCAGGGGCACGTCCTGGCCGACGCGCTCGCCACCGACTTCCGCGCGATCGCCCGCGCGATCGAGACGCTTCCCGGCAAGGAGTGA
- a CDS encoding alpha/beta fold hydrolase: MAPLTVVLVHGAFAESASWSGVVERLLGAGVPVVATPNPLRSVVTDAENVRRATEAVDGPVLLVGHSYGGSVITQAAVDNPGVVGLVYVAAFAPDEGEDVLGLTGQFPGSTLGETVRSYPLGDGSHDLVVDRALFPQQFAADVPVAAAAVQAVTQRPVRDVALGEAQPAGTPAWRSLPSWFVFGDADRNIPVTGLRFMAQRAEPVSVTELPGASHSVMVSRPDEVTAVILQAVEHLTR; encoded by the coding sequence ATGGCTCCCCTCACGGTCGTGCTCGTGCACGGCGCGTTCGCCGAGTCGGCGAGCTGGTCCGGCGTCGTCGAACGGCTGCTCGGCGCGGGCGTCCCGGTCGTCGCCACGCCCAACCCCCTGCGCAGCGTCGTGACCGACGCCGAGAACGTGCGCCGGGCGACGGAGGCGGTGGACGGCCCGGTGCTGCTCGTCGGGCACTCGTACGGCGGGTCCGTCATCACGCAGGCGGCGGTCGACAACCCCGGCGTCGTCGGCCTGGTGTACGTCGCGGCCTTCGCGCCCGACGAGGGCGAGGACGTGCTCGGCCTCACCGGGCAGTTCCCCGGCAGCACGCTGGGCGAGACCGTCCGGTCCTACCCGCTGGGCGACGGGTCGCACGACCTGGTCGTCGACCGCGCGCTGTTCCCCCAGCAGTTCGCGGCCGACGTGCCGGTCGCCGCGGCAGCGGTGCAGGCGGTCACGCAGCGGCCGGTCCGCGACGTGGCGCTCGGCGAGGCGCAGCCCGCCGGCACACCGGCCTGGCGGTCCCTGCCGTCGTGGTTCGTCTTCGGGGACGCCGACCGGAACATCCCGGTGACGGGACTGCGGTTCATGGCGCAGCGTGCCGAGCCCGTGTCCGTCACCGAGCTCCCCGGGGCGTCCCACTCGGTGATGGTGTCCCGGCCCGACGAGGTCACCGCCGTGATCCTGCAGGCGGTGGAGCACCTCACGCGCTGA
- a CDS encoding permease prefix domain 1-containing protein, producing MSRSPVPSDAPTSLRERYVDAAMRTVPERQREDLAAELRAAIADQVDARVEAGEEPEVAERTVLTGLGDPDRLAAGYTDRPLHLIGPDYFLDWRRLLTLLLWIVVPCAAVGVAIAQGIDGASFGSIVGTVVTTSLAVAVNLGFWTTAVFAVVERTVGRADLGLPAWDVDRLPQPRPRGTGLGEMVVTLVLLAFAAGAVLWDHAVGWVLPDEGARQSLLDPDLWPGWIGYLLVVLALDAIVAVAVYARQRWTYGLAAANAVLDLAFAVPALWLLTEGRLVNDAVFPELLGEGGTEAAGVLAVLVACGIVAGSLWSAVDGFLKARRERTRAA from the coding sequence ATGTCCCGCAGCCCCGTCCCGTCCGACGCGCCCACGAGCCTCCGCGAGCGCTACGTCGACGCCGCGATGCGCACCGTCCCGGAGCGCCAGCGGGAGGACCTCGCCGCCGAGCTGCGCGCCGCCATCGCCGACCAGGTGGACGCGCGGGTCGAGGCCGGCGAGGAGCCGGAGGTCGCCGAGCGCACGGTGCTCACCGGGCTCGGCGACCCGGACCGCCTGGCCGCCGGGTACACCGACCGCCCGCTCCACCTGATCGGCCCCGACTACTTCCTCGACTGGCGGCGCCTGCTCACCCTGCTGCTGTGGATCGTCGTGCCGTGCGCCGCGGTCGGCGTCGCGATCGCGCAGGGGATCGACGGCGCGTCCTTCGGCTCGATCGTCGGGACGGTCGTCACCACCTCGCTCGCGGTCGCGGTGAACCTCGGCTTCTGGACCACCGCGGTCTTCGCCGTGGTGGAGCGCACCGTCGGCCGCGCCGACCTCGGGCTCCCCGCGTGGGACGTGGACCGGCTGCCGCAGCCGCGGCCCCGGGGGACCGGCCTGGGCGAGATGGTCGTCACGCTCGTCCTGCTCGCGTTCGCCGCCGGTGCCGTGCTGTGGGACCACGCCGTGGGCTGGGTGCTGCCCGACGAGGGTGCGCGTCAGTCCCTCCTCGACCCGGACCTGTGGCCCGGGTGGATCGGGTACCTGCTCGTCGTGCTGGCGCTCGACGCGATCGTGGCCGTCGCCGTGTACGCGCGTCAGCGCTGGACGTACGGCCTGGCGGCCGCGAACGCGGTGCTCGACCTCGCGTTCGCCGTGCCCGCCCTCTGGCTGCTCACCGAGGGGCGCCTGGTCAACGACGCCGTCTTCCCGGAGCTGCTCGGCGAGGGCGGCACCGAGGCCGCGGGCGTGCTCGCGGTCCTGGTCGCGTGCGGGATCGTCGCCGGGTCGCTCTGGAGCGCGGTCGACGGCTTCCTCAAGGCGCGGCGGGAACGCACGCGCGCTGCATGA
- a CDS encoding GNAT family N-acetyltransferase — MPVLPEPATAEDVAGIRALRRALEEWMARRGVDQWPVGSGAPVERVAAQVERGEWWVVRDDEGVLAAVRVIRSDPEYWGDDDAPALYVHGLMVDRRASGTGLGRQLVEWAYARACAAGVSWLRLDHRASNPHLDDVYRSFGFEPVGETDRPGFLVVLMQRACVPAAP, encoded by the coding sequence ATGCCCGTGCTGCCGGAGCCCGCGACCGCCGAGGACGTCGCCGGGATCCGCGCGCTGCGGCGCGCGCTCGAGGAGTGGATGGCGCGGCGCGGGGTCGACCAGTGGCCGGTCGGGTCGGGCGCGCCGGTCGAGCGCGTGGCCGCCCAGGTCGAGCGGGGCGAGTGGTGGGTGGTCCGGGACGACGAGGGCGTGCTCGCGGCGGTCCGCGTCATCCGGTCGGACCCGGAGTACTGGGGCGACGACGACGCACCCGCCCTGTACGTGCACGGGCTGATGGTCGACCGGCGCGCCTCCGGCACCGGGCTCGGGCGGCAGCTCGTGGAGTGGGCCTACGCGCGGGCGTGCGCGGCCGGCGTGTCCTGGCTGCGCCTGGACCACCGTGCGTCCAACCCGCACCTGGACGACGTGTACCGGTCGTTCGGGTTCGAGCCGGTGGGCGAGACGGACCGGCCGGGCTTCCTCGTCGTGCTCATGCAGCGCGCGTGCGTTCCCGCCGCGCCTTGA
- a CDS encoding MarR family winged helix-turn-helix transcriptional regulator produces MPSTPSRTTLTRELHLASLVHRLERQRRTWEARSTLGTAELRLLWLLTEGEPRTLREIAERLHLEQSTVNRQVNAAVKAGHVRKSRAPGSAFLFEPTPAGRAQLEEDTAYALGQFRVVLDRLGPDDAAHLLELLGRFVDLYGEAVDETETGRP; encoded by the coding sequence GTGCCGTCGACGCCGAGCCGCACCACCCTGACCCGTGAGCTCCACCTGGCGAGCCTCGTCCACCGCCTCGAGCGGCAGCGGCGGACGTGGGAGGCGCGCTCGACCCTCGGCACCGCCGAGCTCCGCCTCCTGTGGCTGCTGACCGAGGGCGAGCCGCGCACGCTCCGGGAGATCGCCGAGCGGCTGCACCTGGAGCAGTCCACCGTCAACCGGCAGGTCAACGCGGCGGTGAAGGCGGGGCACGTGCGCAAGTCCCGCGCACCCGGGAGCGCGTTCCTCTTCGAGCCCACGCCCGCGGGACGCGCGCAGCTCGAGGAGGACACCGCGTACGCGCTCGGGCAGTTCCGTGTCGTGCTCGACCGGCTGGGCCCCGACGACGCCGCGCACCTGCTCGAGCTGCTCGGCCGCTTCGTCGACCTCTACGGGGAGGCCGTCGACGAGACGGAGACCGGCCGGCCCTGA
- a CDS encoding ATP-binding protein translates to MRDDSLGAALRHLRTSRDLTLERLAELSTVSARTISDIERGVSTGPQRRTVELLCDALDLSPDDRTAVLSAARAGRVRGGTSGPPTSGTPTSNPPTSVPVALPRAVADFTGRGRERELVAAHLASGTAAGSSPVVVVSGPPGFGKTALAVTVATELAAAEAGGFDEVHFVDLRGYTTRPMDAAAVVNGLVHAVEPQAGAVPREAAAATWQRVLGGRRVLVVLDNAATEDQVRAAIPATGPAAVLVTSRGTLAGLEDVLRVALDQLPAADSLAMLGAIVPASQRADQDLERLAGLCGHVPLALRIAGNRVASRHGWTVDDLAARLDVEERRIDGLRAGDLEIRATIALSYDRLSDEGRRAFRRLAHLRGGTFSEPLAARLTPTDLARAEEVLDGLVDLGLVQPAARGRYHLHDLLRLFARGRLHDEEPVEDRVAVEIDLRRWLLGVTILAGRWFEPGYETAPAVPDRLVALTTLEQARSWLHDEAEHWLVALQDSSAVGEHRLVVDVAESLHWFSDLWAHWGHWHEVFALGVQAARALGDDSALATQLGYLAWAETHTRLRPEHGLALADEAAAVARRAGDVRQQGWAALYAFWACWRLERYDEALRHGEEAGRLLAEAGDAEGHLQARRATAMVLSRTGRYDEAIQHERSVLATLDAPGAHVSSQSARITRLASMAAIARSLLLLDRSHEAVEVASRALDLLAVTDVAVVRSNLLETRTRAFVALGRLPDALAEQRRLVALREQIGNAAGAAAARDLVPEGPGRHRPA, encoded by the coding sequence GTGCGGGACGACTCCTTGGGCGCGGCCCTCCGGCACCTCCGGACGTCCCGCGACCTCACGCTGGAGCGTCTCGCGGAGCTCTCGACGGTCAGCGCGCGCACCATCAGCGACATCGAGCGGGGCGTCAGCACCGGACCGCAGCGGCGCACCGTGGAGCTCCTGTGCGACGCCCTCGACCTCTCCCCCGACGACCGCACGGCGGTGCTCTCCGCGGCGCGCGCCGGCCGGGTCCGCGGCGGCACGTCCGGCCCTCCCACGTCCGGTACTCCCACCTCCAACCCTCCGACGTCCGTCCCTGTGGCCCTGCCGCGCGCGGTGGCGGACTTCACCGGGCGCGGCCGCGAGCGCGAGCTGGTCGCGGCGCACCTCGCGTCGGGGACGGCCGCCGGCTCGTCGCCGGTCGTCGTGGTCAGCGGGCCACCCGGCTTCGGCAAGACGGCCCTCGCGGTCACGGTCGCGACCGAGCTGGCCGCCGCCGAGGCGGGCGGGTTCGACGAGGTCCACTTCGTCGACCTGCGTGGGTACACCACCCGGCCGATGGACGCGGCGGCGGTGGTCAACGGCCTGGTCCACGCGGTCGAGCCGCAGGCCGGCGCGGTCCCGCGCGAGGCGGCGGCCGCGACCTGGCAGCGCGTCCTGGGCGGCCGGCGCGTGCTCGTCGTGCTCGACAACGCCGCGACCGAGGACCAGGTCCGGGCGGCGATCCCGGCGACCGGTCCCGCGGCCGTCCTGGTCACGAGCCGCGGGACGCTCGCCGGGCTCGAGGACGTGCTGCGCGTCGCTCTCGACCAGCTCCCGGCCGCGGACTCGCTCGCGATGCTGGGCGCCATCGTCCCCGCGTCCCAGCGCGCCGACCAGGACCTCGAGCGCCTCGCCGGGCTGTGCGGCCACGTCCCGCTCGCGCTGCGCATCGCCGGCAACCGCGTGGCGAGCCGGCACGGCTGGACGGTGGACGACCTCGCCGCCCGGCTGGACGTGGAGGAGCGTCGCATCGACGGCCTGCGCGCCGGCGACCTCGAGATCCGCGCGACGATCGCGCTCTCCTACGACCGGCTCTCCGACGAGGGCCGGCGCGCGTTCCGTCGGCTCGCGCACCTGCGCGGCGGCACGTTCAGCGAGCCGCTCGCGGCGCGCCTCACGCCCACGGACCTGGCGCGCGCCGAGGAGGTCCTCGACGGGCTGGTCGACCTCGGGCTCGTCCAGCCGGCCGCGCGGGGCCGCTACCACCTGCACGACCTCCTGCGGCTCTTCGCGCGGGGTCGGCTGCACGACGAGGAGCCGGTCGAGGACCGGGTCGCGGTGGAGATCGACCTGCGACGGTGGCTGCTCGGCGTCACGATCCTGGCGGGGCGCTGGTTCGAGCCCGGCTACGAGACCGCACCCGCCGTACCCGACCGCCTCGTCGCGCTGACGACCCTGGAGCAGGCGCGGTCCTGGCTGCACGACGAGGCCGAGCACTGGCTGGTCGCGCTGCAGGACTCGTCGGCGGTCGGCGAGCACAGGCTCGTCGTCGACGTGGCCGAGTCGCTGCACTGGTTCTCCGACCTGTGGGCCCACTGGGGGCACTGGCACGAGGTCTTCGCGCTGGGCGTGCAGGCCGCCCGCGCGCTGGGCGACGACAGCGCGCTCGCTACCCAGCTCGGGTACCTCGCGTGGGCCGAGACGCACACGCGCCTGCGTCCGGAGCACGGGCTCGCGCTCGCCGACGAGGCGGCCGCCGTCGCGCGGCGCGCGGGCGACGTCCGGCAGCAGGGCTGGGCCGCGCTGTACGCCTTCTGGGCGTGCTGGCGCCTGGAGCGGTACGACGAGGCCCTGCGCCACGGCGAGGAGGCCGGCCGGCTGCTCGCGGAGGCGGGCGACGCCGAGGGGCACCTGCAGGCGCGCCGGGCGACGGCGATGGTCCTGAGCCGGACGGGCCGGTACGACGAGGCGATCCAGCACGAGCGCAGCGTGCTCGCGACCCTCGACGCCCCGGGCGCGCACGTCAGCAGTCAGAGCGCCCGGATCACCCGGCTCGCCAGCATGGCCGCCATCGCGCGCAGCCTGCTCCTGCTCGACCGCTCCCACGAGGCCGTCGAGGTCGCGTCCAGGGCGCTGGACCTCCTCGCCGTCACGGACGTCGCCGTCGTCCGGTCGAACCTCCTCGAGACGCGCACCCGGGCGTTCGTCGCGCTCGGCCGCCTCCCGGACGCGCTGGCCGAGCAGCGCCGGCTCGTCGCGCTCCGCGAGCAGATCGGGAACGCCGCGGGTGCGGCGGCCGCGCGGGACCTGGTCCCGGAGGGTCCCGGACGCCACCGGCCTGCGTGA